The Cervus elaphus chromosome 12, mCerEla1.1, whole genome shotgun sequence genome includes a region encoding these proteins:
- the LOC122705107 gene encoding uncharacterized protein LOC122705107: MDGARVLGAGFLPPPSLRAAAAAACCPGLKLNGTEAGGRLAKLGDRAAARSGAPGGTAGALDTLPAHRKARVRRDRHPEKGGGECRNGKEFTGNFLIPPPAPPRAARPGGPLPCRSQVSGKPSALRSRTAFPPRRGLLCRPPLGSGSQSLSSPGSAAGSRGLAGPSYPYTHLGSTLIALSDLPIPRPLNTHRRPDGETELRRDERKRGTYRVLRAPQANLVTLCLTNKALLLLEEGGQDRRNTFRLVEPACSSSLRPRKRRIPPVGSPESSRAEEQEPGASRSICTE; this comes from the exons ATGGATGGTGCGCGCGTGCTAGGGGCTGGATTTCTTCCTCCACCTTCTCtccgggcggcggcggctgcggcttGCTGCCCAGGC CTTAAGCTGAACGGGACCGAAGCCGGGGGACGCCTCGCCAAGCTCGGGGACCGAGCGGCCGCGCGCTCGGGAGCCCCAGGAGGAACGGCCGGGGCATTGGACACGCTCCCAGCCCACAGGAAGGCCCG GGTCCGGAGAGATCGGCACCCGGAGAAGGGGGGCGGGGAGTGCCGGAATGGAAAGGAATTTACTGGGAATTTCCTGAttccgcccccggccccgccccgcgcggCACGACCCGGCGGACCCCTGCCCTGCCGGAGCCAGGTTTCTGGCAAGCCATCGGCGCTCCGAAGCCGCACAGCTTTCCCGCCTCGCCGCGGGCTCCTTTGCCGCCCTCCCTTGGGCTCAGGGTCTCAGTCGCTCAGCTCCCCGGGTTCCGCTGCGGGTTCCCGCGGGCTGGCAGGGCCGAGCTATCCTTATACACACCTGGGCAGCACCCTAATAGCTCTGAGCGATCTACCTATTCCACGCCCCCTCAACACACACCGCAGACCCGATGGAGAAACTGAACTTCGGAGAGATGAGCGTAAAAGGGGGACTTATCGGGTTCTCAGAGCTCCACAAGCCAACCTTGTAACCTTATGCCTGACAAACAAAGCCTTATTGTTATTGGAGGAAGGAGGGCAAGACCGAAGAAACACCTTTAGGTTGGTGGAGCCTGCCTGCTCCTCCTCCCTCAGGCCTAGAAAGAGGCGGATCCCCCCAGTGGGCTCCCCCGAGAGCTCCAGGGCTGAAGAACAGGAGCCAGGGGCCTCCAGGAGCATCTGCACAGAGTAG